The following proteins are encoded in a genomic region of Streptococcus cristatus AS 1.3089:
- a CDS encoding ABC transporter ATP-binding protein, translated as MKENSFVRLWGYLKVYKAAVLLAVFLKIVSVVMSVLEPFVLGLAITELTQNLLDMAKGVPGAAINSSYVAWIMLLYFIRALFYEIGSYFSNYFMTNAVQSTVRDMRNELSHKINQIPVSYFDKHQFGDLIGHFTSDVETVSNALQQSFLQVVNAVMTLILVIGMVLYLNLQLALIVIVSIPLTYLGARIILKKSQPYFKQQADVLGAMNGFVQENLSGFNVLKLYGREETSAEDFRAITQNLQEVGFKASFISGLMMPVLNAISDLTYLIVALVGGLQVIAGQLTIGNMQAFVQYVWQVNQPIQNLTQLAGQLQSAKSSLDRIFQILDEPDEVMDNTVQLDKDLTGQVSFKDVDFQYVADKPLIRNFNLEVQPGEMVAIVGPTGAGKTTLINLLMRFYDVTKGSISVDGHDIRQLSRQDYRKQFGMVLQDAWLYEGTIKENLRFGNLDATDEEIMEAAKSANVDHFIRTLPGGYNMEMNQESSNISLGQKQLLTIARALLADPKILILDEATSSVDTRLELLIQKAMKTLMQGRTSFVIAHRLSTIQEADKILVLKDGQIIEQGNHESLLADKGFYHDLYMSQFSDKKEI; from the coding sequence ATGAAAGAAAATAGTTTTGTCCGCTTATGGGGCTATCTAAAAGTCTATAAAGCAGCCGTGCTTCTTGCAGTCTTCCTAAAGATTGTCAGCGTGGTCATGAGTGTCCTAGAGCCTTTTGTCCTAGGGCTTGCTATCACTGAGCTGACGCAAAATCTGCTGGATATGGCCAAGGGAGTACCCGGTGCAGCCATCAATAGCAGCTATGTGGCTTGGATCATGCTGCTCTACTTTATTCGTGCCCTCTTTTATGAGATTGGTTCCTATTTCTCTAACTATTTCATGACCAATGCTGTGCAGAGCACCGTTCGCGACATGCGCAATGAGCTTAGTCATAAGATCAATCAAATTCCTGTTTCGTACTTTGACAAGCACCAATTTGGTGATTTGATTGGGCACTTTACCAGCGATGTGGAGACCGTCTCAAATGCTCTCCAACAAAGCTTTTTGCAGGTGGTCAATGCCGTCATGACCCTGATTTTGGTCATCGGGATGGTTTTGTATCTGAATCTCCAGCTGGCCTTGATCGTTATCGTCAGCATTCCTCTGACCTACTTGGGAGCAAGAATTATCCTCAAAAAATCCCAGCCTTACTTTAAGCAGCAGGCGGATGTGTTGGGCGCTATGAATGGATTCGTTCAGGAAAATCTGTCAGGCTTCAATGTTCTCAAGCTTTATGGTCGGGAAGAAACTTCGGCTGAAGATTTTCGAGCTATTACTCAAAATCTACAGGAAGTCGGCTTTAAAGCCAGCTTTATCTCAGGGCTCATGATGCCCGTCCTTAATGCGATTTCTGATTTAACCTATCTCATCGTCGCTCTGGTAGGCGGTTTACAGGTTATTGCTGGTCAATTGACTATCGGGAATATGCAAGCCTTTGTCCAGTACGTCTGGCAGGTCAATCAGCCTATCCAAAACCTTACCCAGCTGGCTGGTCAGCTCCAGAGTGCTAAGTCTTCGTTGGATCGGATTTTCCAGATTTTGGATGAGCCAGATGAAGTCATGGACAATACTGTCCAGCTAGACAAGGACTTGACTGGTCAAGTCAGCTTCAAAGATGTAGACTTCCAATATGTGGCAGACAAGCCGCTGATTCGCAACTTTAATCTGGAAGTCCAGCCGGGTGAAATGGTGGCTATTGTCGGTCCGACTGGAGCTGGTAAGACGACTCTGATCAACCTGCTCATGCGTTTCTACGATGTGACTAAAGGCTCTATCAGCGTGGACGGTCACGATATTCGCCAGCTATCGCGTCAAGATTATCGCAAGCAATTTGGTATGGTTCTGCAGGACGCTTGGCTTTATGAAGGAACTATCAAGGAAAATCTTCGCTTTGGTAACCTTGATGCTACCGATGAGGAGATTATGGAAGCAGCCAAATCAGCTAATGTGGATCACTTTATCCGCACCTTACCAGGTGGCTACAATATGGAAATGAATCAGGAATCTAGCAATATCTCGCTAGGTCAAAAGCAACTCCTGACGATCGCACGGGCTCTTTTGGCTGATCCTAAGATTCTGATTTTGGATGAGGCGACTTCGTCAGTTGACACTCGTTTGGAGCTCTTGATTCAGAAAGCCATGAAAACTCTTATGCAGGGGCGGACGAGCTTTGTCATTGCGCACCGCTTGTCTACTATCCAAGAAGCGGATAAGATTTTGGTGCTCAAGGATGGACAAATCATTGAGCAGGGCAATCATGAGTCGCTGCTGGCCGACAAGGGATTCTATCATGACTTGTATATGAGCCAATTTTCGGATAAGAAAGAAATTTAG
- a CDS encoding B3/4 domain-containing protein — protein sequence MKFTIDKSLAELGIKSVVLGIARNVDPQAALSEAFLQKQKEAENWALNCNLAEITDHPTIQGYCDLLQKVGRSIKKNPPTVPALIRNIQHRGSIPRINSVIDIYNVESLHSLLAIGGHDLDKIGDEIEFTVSQKDDIFLPILSKEKHVAPTDYVYRDEKGILAWLDVRDSDLYKFDDSTKNAIFIIQGNAHTSVQMRLDALERIHQDLAAAMPNLEFETHVIQVDDL from the coding sequence ATGAAATTTACCATTGATAAAAGTTTAGCAGAACTTGGCATTAAGAGTGTGGTCCTTGGCATTGCTAGAAACGTTGATCCTCAAGCAGCTTTATCAGAAGCCTTTCTCCAGAAACAGAAGGAAGCCGAAAACTGGGCTTTGAATTGCAATCTAGCAGAAATCACTGACCATCCGACCATCCAAGGCTACTGTGATTTACTGCAGAAAGTGGGGCGCAGTATTAAAAAGAACCCGCCAACAGTACCAGCTCTGATCCGCAACATCCAACACCGCGGCTCCATTCCAAGGATTAACAGTGTCATTGATATTTATAATGTGGAATCCTTGCATTCTCTTCTGGCTATCGGTGGGCATGACCTTGATAAAATCGGTGATGAGATTGAGTTTACTGTCAGTCAGAAGGACGATATTTTCCTCCCTATCTTATCCAAAGAAAAGCATGTAGCTCCGACTGACTATGTCTATCGAGATGAAAAAGGTATCCTTGCTTGGCTTGATGTTCGTGACAGCGACCTTTATAAATTTGATGATAGCACCAAAAATGCCATTTTCATTATCCAAGGAAATGCCCATACATCTGTCCAAATGCGACTAGACGCCCTCGAACGCATTCACCAAGATTTAGCGGCAGCCATGCCAAATCTCGAATTTGAAACCCATGTCATTCAAGTAGACGATCTTTAA
- a CDS encoding YdcF family protein yields the protein MVLHLVWLIPAAIFALLCYREPRSLFNAYLLTFTLMMMGIVLAGLTIVSLERFIGYTPAIILFLAIPFSVFASTVYLFFNGRKMVQLEGLRLANLLSLLYGLAIVGVGLLHFFAPRSFLANLISFADLLLFYGTFLYLSYIIYAFFLNIFPVKKEPQTIIILGSGLFGDKVPPLLAQRLDKGLAIYEKFNRKPVIIVSGGQGDDELISEAEAMARYLMEKGVPADSILLENRSRTTFENLTFSKQLMLAQGLEQDRVVLVTNSFHALRAGIYMKQVGLKGRSIGSRTAFYFLPSAWIRETAGLIRIYWKWHAFIIGSLLLRYLFFLF from the coding sequence ATGGTACTTCATCTAGTCTGGCTTATCCCTGCTGCTATATTTGCTCTATTATGTTATCGAGAACCCAGAAGTTTATTCAATGCTTATCTCCTGACCTTCACTCTTATGATGATGGGAATTGTTTTAGCAGGGCTTACGATTGTTAGTCTTGAGCGATTTATTGGCTATACACCAGCTATTATCTTGTTTTTGGCAATACCCTTTAGTGTTTTCGCTTCTACTGTTTATTTGTTTTTTAATGGTCGCAAAATGGTGCAGCTAGAGGGGCTTAGATTGGCCAATCTACTATCGCTTCTCTACGGCCTAGCTATCGTGGGGGTGGGTCTGTTGCATTTTTTCGCTCCACGGTCATTTCTAGCAAATTTGATTTCCTTCGCTGATCTGCTCCTATTTTACGGAACCTTTCTCTATCTTTCCTATATCATCTACGCCTTCTTTTTAAATATCTTTCCAGTCAAGAAAGAGCCCCAAACTATCATTATCCTCGGCTCAGGATTGTTTGGAGACAAGGTGCCTCCCCTGCTGGCTCAACGCTTGGATAAAGGGCTAGCCATCTATGAGAAGTTTAATCGGAAGCCAGTCATCATTGTTTCTGGCGGTCAAGGAGATGACGAGTTAATTTCCGAAGCAGAGGCCATGGCAAGATATTTGATGGAAAAAGGAGTCCCAGCTGACAGTATTCTCCTTGAAAATAGATCTCGCACAACATTTGAAAATCTCACATTCAGTAAGCAGCTTATGTTAGCACAGGGACTAGAGCAAGATCGGGTTGTCCTTGTCACAAATTCTTTCCACGCGCTACGTGCTGGCATCTACATGAAACAGGTTGGTCTCAAAGGCCGCAGTATTGGTTCTCGCACAGCCTTCTATTTTCTTCCCTCAGCTTGGATCCGAGAAACTGCTGGCTTAATCCGTATCTACTGGAAATGGCATGCTTTTATCATCGGAAGTCTGCTGCTTCGCTACCTTTTCTTCCTATTTTAG